The sequence below is a genomic window from Draconibacterium halophilum.
GATCCATCAGGCACCAGAACGGCAATTTTAAACAACTCACCTTTTCGTAATGATCGTGCAACCAAATTGGGTTGATATTCAATTTTATCCAGGATCAACTTAATTTTATCGGAAGTTTCTTTTGACACAACACCACGCCCATGAATAACTCTTCCTACTGTCGCTCTTGAAACTCCTGCCATTTCGGCAATATCTTTTAAAGTATAATTTGATTTCGATTTCATTACGTAATCCCCGGATGCAATATTTATTTAGACAAATCTCTGTAAAAAAATCCAGAATTGGCAATATAGAATTGAAACAAATTTAGTTTAAGCGACATAATTGACTCATACAGCATTATGTCGGCGGCATTTCACTTAATATATGAGATACTAATAACCTGTTTTTTGTAACGTCCCAACCCTAATAGCGTCATAAACACAAAACCATTTTAAATTATATTGATTTATGAAGACTTTAATTTTCGTACTTGTTGCAACTATTATGGCAAACTATTCTTTTCAAAACAACAAAACATTAGAAAAAATTCTAGATTCCTCGCTCAGGGTTTACCAAATATCTGGATACCGCGGCCCCAAAATCGATATCAAGCAAGATAGTCTCGCGCAGTTTCTAACTGCCCTTCATTATAACATTCCGCTTTCTGAAATTGAAAATGAATTGAAATGGAGTACCGAAACAACAAAGAAAAACATCAATGCCCTTATTGAAAACAAGTTGCTTACAAAAAAGGGGAATTACTATCAACCAACTCTTGGAATACTCACTTTGGAACGAGGGAATTTATTAGAAGAAAAATCTCAAAAAGTGGCAAATGAAATAGCAGACAGTATATGCAACTGGTTACCCAAAATAAAAGATATACATAAGCAAACAAATATTTCTCAGCAATATGATTTCCACGAATTGTCTCTTTTTTATCTGAGCAATGTAATACTCGATAATTTTCAAATCCAACGGATGGAAGAAGAATTCCTAAACAAAGAGCGACCTTTGAGAAATGGAAGCCGATATTACCTTGCCATTGTTGAAGATAATCAAGCAAACAAAACCGAACCTTTCGGAATTTATGGCAACCGCGGGCTGCTTTGGAATGACTCAATAGGCGTTTGCGTATATGGCAATAAACGAATCAAATCAAACGTAGGTTGGGATAATTATGAAACCAAGAATATTCATGTCTTTGATAAAAATGATACTCAGTTGATAACCCAAAAAATGCCGGAAATATTTTTCCAATGCCTGCTCGACATCCTGAACAAAAACAAACCATATTTTGAAGCAACATACCACGACCTATATTTTGACAAGGAAGTTTCCTTTGAAGAATTCTTTATCTTTTGGTACCATTTTATTTATACAGAAACGACTGACATTCTCATTGCAAAAAACATTGTTGAGAAACCGCAAAATGAAATGTTTTATTATCAGATTGCGGTGAATTTTTGAACAAATTGATTTTGAAATAATTTCACAAAGAAATAAACACTTCCGATTTCAATACTTAACCTAAAAAAGCTGCCAGGAAAAGGGGAAATGGGTATCTTTTATGATAAAAATCCAAGATCATAGAATGCTTAATATACATTTTTATATATCCCGAAAAATGTCCGTTTTTTGCACCTTGTCCGGCACGTGTATCCGCACATCCAATCAAAACTAAAAACTCGATTGTAAATAAATAACAACGAAAGTTTGGTCTATCGGAAAGATTAAGTTGAAAAAAGCTTGAGGCTGGGAGTAAAACACTCCAGCCTTTTTAGCTACTCCCATTATCCGCCATATCCAATTGTTGCTGCGTGTTAGAAATCAGATTCTGGCATTACATATCATAAATATCCACTCAGTAAACCAACACATATTTATTTAGTAAACCGGTATAAAAACTGGCTCTATTTAATAAACTATCTAACAATACATTACCCACAACAAGTGTAAAATTAACTTTTAAGATTTGCATATAACAAAGCTTACCGCTACATTTGAATTGTACAAAACGAGTTCATTGAGAGAGAAAAAATATTTTCCGCATTGATCATTAAATTGGTAAACTCAACAGAAAAAAATTAACCGAGTAAGCTCTTTATGGTTGTAAAAACAGGCCTTGTAGTCCCGATTTATCGGGGTGAGTCTTCGGACCAGTGGAAGTTTGATCAGCCGGGCGCTCAAATCCTGTTATACAGGGGTTTTACACAATGGATTAATGCGGATTTTTTTTGTCCTTACGTGAACCGCTTCACAAACACCATCAACACCATCAATACACTTATAAAAACAGCAGATCGGGCAATAAAATCGCCATGTTTTACATAGTATGTAAGCGTTTTATTTTTATTAATTTCTCCGGTAATTGCAGCTTCTTCCCACCACCTGGTTGCTTGTAAAACGTCACCACGCTGAGTTATAAAACATGAAGTCCCTGTGTTTGCCGACCGTGCAATACTCCTTCGGGTTTCAATGGCCCGCAATTGCGAAAACAATAAATGTTGTTTGTAACCACGCGAGTTCTTCCACCAGCCATCGTTGGTGATCACAAAAATAAGTTCTGCTCCCTTTTTTACATATTCAGTTACGTATTCGCCAAATACTGATTCGAAGCAAATTACCGGTGAAATTACCGCGTTTTGTGCTATCAGATTTGAGGCTTCCTGCTGGCGGCCCAATGATCCGGATGCACCTCCCAAATCAATGTAGTTGTTTTTCAGGAAGGAGAAATACTTTTGAAATGGCACCTTTTCAACTCCGGCAACCAATTTCGATTTATGGTAAACCTGTATTTCACCGGCTTTTGTAAAAAGCATTGCCGTGTTGTAGCGGTCGTAAGTTACGTTATTGTTATGCTGTGCCGTGTACGTAACATCCGCTTTGTTTTCGTACACTTCGATAGACGATACCCCAAAAACCATATCCGCCTTTTCATACTGCTGAAGAAAGTTTTGTAAACGTTTTAAAAATACGTTAGAATCAGGTGTTGCCTCATTCCAAAGGGTCTGATGTTCGAACAAGGTTTCCGGGCCAACAATAAAGTCGGTACTGTCGGTTGTTACTTCGGCGGCCAAACGCAGAAAATCATCCAGTTTTTGTGTTTCTGCTTCCATGTCAAACTTTTCATTATACGGATCAACATTGGGCTGTACGATGGCAACGTTTATTGGATTTTCTTTTTCCTTGTATGAAGAATACAGCTGAAATGAAATGATTAACGGAACGACTAACAACACCAGTAAAACTGTTGAACTGGGAATCGTTTTTTTCAATGGGCTTTTTTGCTGAATATTTCGAAAAACCTGAAACAGCAAAATATTCAGCAGGAGTACCCACAGCGTTCCGCCAAAAGTTCCGGTGTATTCGTACCATTGAATGATCTTTACTTTATTGGCTAATACACTTCCCAGTTGCAAACAGGGCCATTCAATATCCCATTTAAATTGCAGGTATTCTAATGAAACTATAAAAACAACCAGTGAAATATAACCCAGCTGCGATGAAAAATTTCTTCGGATGGAATGTGCGGCCCACCACACCAGCGACATTAAAAAGGCGTTGAAAATCATAGCCGCCCCCACTCCCACCAGTGCAACTTTCGCCATCCACCACGAAGCCAGAACATTCCAAATTATTGCGGCAAGAAAAACATGCCCCCACAACGAAACGGCAGGAAAACCTTCTTTATGGTTAAAAAAGAAATTCTCGAGGTAGAGTAAGGGAACGAAAGCAAAAAACAGCACCCACCCGGGAAATCCCAGCCAGGACAAACTCAACAACGCTCCTGCACTAACAGAAAGTAATAGCCTGTGAAATCGTTTCATAGGCAGCGGTTATTATAGCAAGTCGGAATAAACAGCTTTTTTATTCCTTTTTGATTTTTCAAAAACAAAATCAACCTTCCCAACCACAAGACCGCCCCACCAGGCCTGGTTTACAATTACGGGCTGTCCGAGCTTGTTCTTTTCTTCCAGTGGCTTTTCCAGATACGAATGCGTGTGTCCTCCAATTATCAGGTCGGTGTGAGAAGTTTCTGCGGCAAGATTCATGTCGCTTACTTTATCATGCCGGTATCGTAATCCTAGGTGAGATAGACAAATTACAAGATCGCAGTTCTTATCGTTTTTTAGGAAACTTTCCATTTCGCGAGCAACAAGCAGTGGGTCGTTGTATACGGTTTCACCATAGTTAACTTTACCAACCAGGTTTTCCAGTTCGATACCCAGACCGTAAAGACCAATTTTAATTCCTGAGCGTTTAAAAATCTTAAACTTTGGGAAACTTCCTGCTAAAATGGTATCCGAAAAATCATAATTCGATGTTATTAACGGAAACTCAGCATTTGGTAACGGATCCTTAATTCCCTGTAAACCGTTATCAAATTCATGGTTGCCAATGGTACTTGCATCATAACCGGCCTCACTCATTACCTGTAACATCAACTCGCCTTTAAAGTAATTAAAATAGGGTGTTCCCTGGAACATATCGCCGGCATCAAGTAACAATGTGTTTGGATTGTGTTGCCTCTGCAGATCTGCAAGCCTGGCAATTCGGGCCAAACCACCTTTGTTGGCATAACGCTCATTCGTTCCGGTAAATGGCTCTATATGGCAGTGTATATCGTTGGTATGCAGAATAGATATCGTAGTAAAATCTTCGTGTGCAAATAATTCGTAGGGCACAGCACCTAATGATATTCCTGCGGTACCAGCCGCCACATTTCTAATAAATCGTCTTCTATCCATACAATTAAAGTTGCTTATTTATATGATATTGCAAGGAACTATTACTAATATTTCCATTCATTATAGGAAACTTACAGGCTAGTTTCATAACTTATCCTCCCATCCAATTGCGGGGCAACATGCTGCTTTTTATTACCCAGGTCTTCCAGGTAAGCAATTATTGCATCACGTATTTTCTCACCACTGTTTATGTACTGCTGATTTTCTTCTAACATCTCAAGGCCATCGCCACCCGCTGCCACATAATCGTTAGTTACCAAGCAGTAATTTCTATTATAATCTATTTTCTCTCCACCTATTTTTACCTCGGTTGCTTTATCGTTAGCTATAATCATTTTCACTCCGCCTACACTTCCTCCGCCATGATTGGCTATATAATCCAGAAATGCCTGCATCTGTTCTCCTTTTAGTTCCAGCAAAACCATTTCATTCTCAAAAGGCATTAACTCAAAAATATTTCCAACGGTAATTTCTCCTTTTGGAAGTGTCGATCGTATTCCCCCATAATTAAAGAAAGATACATCGGGAGTAAGCTTCAGGTTCTGATCCCTCGCAACATTTGCTCCCTGCTCAAGTAATAAATCAGCCAAAAAGTTAGTTAGCAGACTTTCCGGCTTATCTTTTACCAACTCATTGTCAGAAATTACAAGTACCCGATTCATATCTTTTTCAAGGATCTTTTTGTAAGGAGCGTAAAGCTTAACAATTGTACTATCCATTGCTCCAACTTCTTCAGATACAGGAACATTATCAGTTTCATAACTTTTTTGAACAAACTGTGTTTTACATGAAAAAACGAAGATTGCACAAGTTATTAACAACACATAGCTGATAGATTGTCGCATAAATAAATTATAATTTTTTTCGTTAATCCTATTTTAGCATTATTGTTGTATAAGCAAACAAAATAGTATTAAACATGTTCGTGTCAAACTTACATATAAAATCAGTTATCAAAATAATTTTAATATTTTTTTTAGTAACATTTCTGCTTCCCGTAAACAGCTGGTCGCAATCAAAAGAAGTTGTTGCACTAAAGGGGGATGGAATTTACCGTTTACTCACCCGGCACGGCTTGTCGTCGGTTGAATATATGGATGATTTTATTGCCTTAAACAAAAGCAGTCTGGGAAGGAATAATTCCTTGCTGGCTGGTGTAAAATACAAACTTCCTGATTCAGAGGATTCAAGCGGAATGACCAAATCAGCAGCGGCACCATCAAAAGGCACCGGAAAAATAATGCATTACAACATATTTGGAAATAATTATGCTGATGTTGAGATTGAAAGCAATGACCTGAAAGGAGCTGTATATTACATTGTAGGAGGCCATGGAGGTCCTGATCCTGGTGCTGTTGGGAAATACAACGGACAAATAGTTTGTGAAGATGAATATGCCTACGATGTTTCATTACGCCTTGCACGTAATTTAATTGCGCAAGGCGCCACTGTTTACCTGATTACCCGCGATAAAAATGATGGCATTCGCGATGCTTTAAACCTGAAAGCCGATAAAGACGAAGTTTGTTATCCGAACCTAACAATCCCACTAAACCAAACAAGACGTCTTCGGCAACGGACAGATGCAGTCAATCAGTTATACAAAAAACACAAAGGTTCTTTTCAACGCATGATAGCTTTGCATATTGATTCCAGGAGCAAAAGAGAAAATATCGATATATTTTTCTATCACGACAGACGAAGTAAAACGGGAGAAAAAGCATCAGAGATACTTCGGAATACCATTGAAGCAAAATACCGCGAGAATCAACCCAGCCGGGGCTACACTGGTACTGTTTCGTCAAGAAATTTATATATTGTTCGAAACACCTGGCCTACTGCAATATTTATTGAGTTAGGGAACATGAATCACCAGCGCGATGTAAAACGTTTGGTGATTCCCAATAACAGGCAGGCCGTAGCCAACTGGTTAACACTTGGTTTAAAAACCGATTTCAAAACAAATAAATAGCCCACGCCTTATTCGCTCAACCTAAAACCACACCGTTTGTTATGCTTGTGTGAAACAAAAACAAATGATAATACTTTTTGATGGTGTTTGTAATCTCTGCAATTCTGCCGTTGATCTTATACTAAAAAAAGCGCGTGAGAGCGATTTTAAGCTTATTGCTCTGCAATCGAAAGAAGGTCAAAAGCTATTAAAAGAATTTGATTTGCAGCTTCAGGTAAACACCGTACTACTCATTCAAAACAATCAGGTATTAGCTGAATCTGATGCGATTCTTGAAATCTGCAAACACCTTCGCCCACCATGGAGCTGGCTGAGGATATTTAAAATTCTACCGAAAACAGTCCGAGACTCACTGTATCGTTGGGTAGCAAATAACCGCTACAAATGGTTTGGCAAAAGAACGACCTGTCGTAGCTTTTAAAACCTCCCTTTATCAAGTATTCACCTACGAGCTACTAATATTTATATACGAGTAGGGATTATTTTGCACTCGCAAGTGCTTTTTACCACCTCGCAGCTATATATCTATGGTAGCATCAATAAAAATCACAGAGAGGGTATCTGGAAAATCATATCTGACCGAAAACAAAGTTTTGGAGAGTTAGGCTAAATCTTGACTAGAAGACGAAATCGCCACTTTCAAAATCACGGTACAGTTTCGACAGATCGCCCAGCCATTTGCTAATGCGCTTTATGGCTTCGAGGGTGTCAACAGATATTTCTTTTTGTTGC
It includes:
- the lnt gene encoding apolipoprotein N-acyltransferase, with translation MKRFHRLLLSVSAGALLSLSWLGFPGWVLFFAFVPLLYLENFFFNHKEGFPAVSLWGHVFLAAIIWNVLASWWMAKVALVGVGAAMIFNAFLMSLVWWAAHSIRRNFSSQLGYISLVVFIVSLEYLQFKWDIEWPCLQLGSVLANKVKIIQWYEYTGTFGGTLWVLLLNILLFQVFRNIQQKSPLKKTIPSSTVLLVLLVVPLIISFQLYSSYKEKENPINVAIVQPNVDPYNEKFDMEAETQKLDDFLRLAAEVTTDSTDFIVGPETLFEHQTLWNEATPDSNVFLKRLQNFLQQYEKADMVFGVSSIEVYENKADVTYTAQHNNNVTYDRYNTAMLFTKAGEIQVYHKSKLVAGVEKVPFQKYFSFLKNNYIDLGGASGSLGRQQEASNLIAQNAVISPVICFESVFGEYVTEYVKKGAELIFVITNDGWWKNSRGYKQHLLFSQLRAIETRRSIARSANTGTSCFITQRGDVLQATRWWEEAAITGEINKNKTLTYYVKHGDFIARSAVFISVLMVLMVFVKRFT
- a CDS encoding bifunctional metallophosphatase/5'-nucleotidase translates to MDRRRFIRNVAAGTAGISLGAVPYELFAHEDFTTISILHTNDIHCHIEPFTGTNERYANKGGLARIARLADLQRQHNPNTLLLDAGDMFQGTPYFNYFKGELMLQVMSEAGYDASTIGNHEFDNGLQGIKDPLPNAEFPLITSNYDFSDTILAGSFPKFKIFKRSGIKIGLYGLGIELENLVGKVNYGETVYNDPLLVAREMESFLKNDKNCDLVICLSHLGLRYRHDKVSDMNLAAETSHTDLIIGGHTHSYLEKPLEEKNKLGQPVIVNQAWWGGLVVGKVDFVFEKSKRNKKAVYSDLL
- a CDS encoding 5'-nucleotidase C-terminal domain-containing protein translates to MRQSISYVLLITCAIFVFSCKTQFVQKSYETDNVPVSEEVGAMDSTIVKLYAPYKKILEKDMNRVLVISDNELVKDKPESLLTNFLADLLLEQGANVARDQNLKLTPDVSFFNYGGIRSTLPKGEITVGNIFELMPFENEMVLLELKGEQMQAFLDYIANHGGGSVGGVKMIIANDKATEVKIGGEKIDYNRNYCLVTNDYVAAGGDGLEMLEENQQYINSGEKIRDAIIAYLEDLGNKKQHVAPQLDGRISYETSL
- a CDS encoding N-acetylmuramoyl-L-alanine amidase family protein, whose amino-acid sequence is MFVSNLHIKSVIKIILIFFLVTFLLPVNSWSQSKEVVALKGDGIYRLLTRHGLSSVEYMDDFIALNKSSLGRNNSLLAGVKYKLPDSEDSSGMTKSAAAPSKGTGKIMHYNIFGNNYADVEIESNDLKGAVYYIVGGHGGPDPGAVGKYNGQIVCEDEYAYDVSLRLARNLIAQGATVYLITRDKNDGIRDALNLKADKDEVCYPNLTIPLNQTRRLRQRTDAVNQLYKKHKGSFQRMIALHIDSRSKRENIDIFFYHDRRSKTGEKASEILRNTIEAKYRENQPSRGYTGTVSSRNLYIVRNTWPTAIFIELGNMNHQRDVKRLVIPNNRQAVANWLTLGLKTDFKTNK
- a CDS encoding thiol-disulfide oxidoreductase DCC family protein yields the protein MIILFDGVCNLCNSAVDLILKKARESDFKLIALQSKEGQKLLKEFDLQLQVNTVLLIQNNQVLAESDAILEICKHLRPPWSWLRIFKILPKTVRDSLYRWVANNRYKWFGKRTTCRSF